In Anas acuta chromosome 21, bAnaAcu1.1, whole genome shotgun sequence, one genomic interval encodes:
- the LOC137842901 gene encoding protein argonaute-1: MEAGPSGAAAGAYLPPLQQVFQAPRRPGIGTVGKPIKLLANYFEVDIPKIDVYHYEVDIKPDKCPRRVNREVVEYMVQHFKPQIFGDRKPVYDGKKNIYTVTALPIGNERVDFEVTIPGEGKDRIFKVSIKWMAIVSWRMLHEALVSGQIPVPLESVQALDVAMRHLASMRYTPVGRSFFSPPEGYYHPLGGGREVWFGFHQSVRPAMWKMMLNIDVSATAFYKAQPVIEFMCEVLDIRNIDEQPKPLTDSQRVRFTKEIKGLKVEVTHCGQMKRKYRVCNVTRRPASHQTFPLQLESGQTVECTVAQYFKQKYNLQLKYPHLPCLQVGQEQKHTYLPLEVCNIVAGQRCIKKLTDNQTSTMIKATARSAPDRQEEISRLMKNASYNLDPYIQEFGIKVKDDMTEVTGRVLPAPILQYGGRNRAIATPNQGVWDMRGKQFYNGIEIKVWAIACFAPQKQCREEVLKNFTDQLRKISKDAGMPIQGQPCFCKYAQGADSVEPMFRHLKNTYSGLQLIIVILPGKTPVYAEVKRVGDTLLGMATQCVQVKNVVKTSPQTLSNLCLKINVKLGGINNILVPHQRSAVFQQPVIFLGADVTHPPAGDGKKPSITAVVGSMDAHPSRYCATVRVQRPRQEIIEDLSYMVRELLIQFYKSTRFKPTRIIFYRDGVPEGQLPQILHYELLAIRDACIKLEKDYQPGITYIVVQKRHHTRLFCADKNERIGKSGNIPAGTTVDTNITHPFEFDFYLCSHAGIQGTSRPSHYYVLWDDNRFTADELQILTYQLCHTYVRCTRSVSIPAPAYYARLVAFRARYHLVDKEHDSGEGSHISGQSNGRDPQALAKAVQVHQDTLRTMYFA, translated from the exons ATGGAAGCGGGACCCTCGGGAGCAG CTGCAGGCGCATACCTGCCACCCTTGCAGCAGGTATTTCAGGCGCCGCGTCGGCCCGGGATAGGAACCGTCGGGAAGCCCATCAAGCTCTTAGCCAACTACTTTGAGGTGGACATTCCCAAGATCGATGTGTACCATTATGAAGTGGATATCAAACCCGACAAATGTCCACGCAGAGTCAACAG GGAGGTCGTGGAGTACATGGTACAACACTTCAAACCTCAGATCTTCGGAGACCGAAAACCAGTCTACgatgggaagaaaaacatttacacGGTCACGGCCTTACCTATTGGAAACGAGAGG gttGACTTTGAGGTGACAATCCCCGGGGAAGGCAAGGACAGGATATTTAAGGTCTCTATCAAGTGGATGGCCATTGTGAGCTGGCGCATGCTCCACGAAGCCTTGGTGAGCGGGCAGATCCCCGTCCCCTTGGAGTCCGTCCAGGCGCTGGATGTTGCGATGAGGCACCTGGCTTCCATGAGGTAc ACCCCCGTCGGCCGCTCCTTCTTCTCCCCCCCTGAAGGCTACTACCACCCCCTGGGAGGCGGCAGGGAGGTCTGGTTCGGCTTCCACCAGTCCGTCAGGCCTGCCATGTGGAAGATGATGCTCAACATTGATG TGTCCGCAACGGCCTTCTACAAAGCCCAGCCTGTCATTGAGTTCATGTGCGAGGTGCTGGATATCCGGAACATCGACGAACAACCCAAGCCACTGACAGACTCGCAGAGAGTGCGGTTCACCAAGGAGATCAAAG GCCTGAAAGTGGAGGTCACCCACTGTGGGCAGATGAAGAGGAAATACCGCGTGTGTAACGTTACCAGGCGGCCGGCCAGCCACCAGAC GTTTCCCCTGCAGCTGGAGAGCGGTCAGACAGTGGAGTGCACAGTGGCTCAGTACTTTAAGCAGAAATACAACCTGCAGCTGAAATACCCTCACCTACCCTGTCTCCAGGTTGGCCAGGAGCAGAAGCACACGTACCTGCCCTTGGAG GTGTGTAACATCGTGGCAGGCCAGCGGTGCATCAAGAAGCTCACAGACAATCAAACGTCAACCATGATAAAAGCGACGGCCAGGTCTGCCCCGGACAGGCAGGAGGAAATCAGCCGCCTG ATGAAGAATGCCAGCTACAACCTGGATCCGTATATTCAGGAGTTTGGGATCAAGGTGAAAGACGACATGACGGAGGTGACggggagggtcctgccagcACCCATCCTGCAGTACGGAGGCAGG AACCGAGCCATTGCAACTCCCAACCAAGGCGTGTGGGACATGCGAGGGAAGCAGTTCTACAACGGCATTGAGATCAAAGTCTGGGCGATTGCCTGCTTCGCCCCACAGAAGCAGTGTCGAGAAGAGGTGCTGAA GAACTTTACGGACCAGCTGCGCAAGATCTCCAAGGATGCCGGGATGCCGATCCAAGGCCAGCCCTGCTTCTGCAAATACGCCCAGGGTGCAGACAGCGTGGAGCCCATGTTTCGGCACCTCAAGAACACCTATTCAGGGCTTCAGCTCATCATTGTCATCCTGCCGGGGAAAACACCAGTGTACG ccgAGGTGAAGCGTGTTGGGGACACCCTCCTGGGAATGGCCACGCAGTGCGTCCAGGTCAAGAACGTGGTGAAAACCTCCCCGCAGACCCTTTCCAACCTCTGCCTCAAGATCAACGTCAAACTTGGCGGGATCAACAACATCCTTGTGCCTCACCAGCG CTCTGCAGTCTTTCAGCAACCGGTGATCTTCCTCGGGGCCGACGTCACCCACCCGCCAGCAGGAGATGGGAAGAAACCCTCCATAACAGCT GTTGTGGGCAGCATGGACGCCCACCCCAGCCGGTACTGTGCCACGGTGCGCGTGCAGCGTCCTCGCCAGGAAATCATCGAGGACCTGTCCTACATGGTGAGGGAGCTCCTCATCCAGTTCTACAAATCCACCCGCTTCAAACCCACCAGGATCATCTTCTACCGTGACGGTGTTCCCgaggggcagctcccccag ATCCTTCACTACGAGCTCCTAGCAATCCGCGACGCCTGCATCAAACTGGAAAAGGATTACCAGCCTGGCATCACCTACATCGTCGTGCAGAAAAGGCATCACACCCGGCTCTTCTGCGCAGACAAGAACGAGAGG ATTGGGAAGAGTGGGAACATCCCAGCCGGAACAACAGTGGATACAAACATCACCCACCCCTTTGAGTTCGACTTCTACTTGTGCAGTCATGCAGGCATTCAG GGTACGAGCCGGCCGTCCCATTACTACGTGCTCTGGGATGACAACCGCTTCACGGCGGATGAGCTGCAAATCCTCACGTACCAGCTGTGCCACACGTACGTGCGCTGCACTCGCTCCGTCTCCATCCCGGCCCCAGCGTACTACGCCCGACTGGTGGCGTTCAGAGCGCGGTATCACCTCGTGGACAAGGAGCACGACAG TGGCGAGGGCAGCCATATATCTGGACAGAGCAACGGCAGAGACCCCCAGGCCTTGGCGAAGGCTGTGCAGGTTCATCAGGACACTTTACGTACCATGTACTTTGCTTGA